A genomic window from Streptomyces brevispora includes:
- a CDS encoding GatB/YqeY domain-containing protein, with protein MTTLKSKLKEDLTTAMKARDELTSSTLRLTLTAITKEEVSGKSARELSDDEVQKVIAKEAKKRREAAEAFSQGGRTEQAEREKKEGELLDAYLPQQLGDDELAAIVASAVEEAKAGGAEGPRAMGAVMKIVNPKVAGRAEGGRVAAQVKKLLAG; from the coding sequence ATGACCACGCTCAAGTCAAAGCTCAAGGAAGACCTCACCACGGCCATGAAGGCGCGCGACGAGCTGACCTCGTCCACGCTCCGGCTGACCCTCACCGCGATCACCAAGGAGGAGGTCAGCGGCAAGTCGGCCCGCGAACTCTCCGACGACGAGGTGCAGAAGGTGATCGCCAAGGAGGCGAAGAAGCGCCGTGAGGCGGCCGAGGCCTTTTCCCAGGGCGGCCGGACCGAGCAGGCCGAGCGGGAGAAGAAGGAGGGCGAGCTGCTCGACGCCTACCTCCCGCAGCAGCTGGGAGACGACGAGCTCGCCGCGATCGTGGCGTCCGCCGTCGAGGAGGCGAAGGCCGGCGGTGCCGAGGGGCCTCGTGCGATGGGCGCCGTGATGAAGATCGTGAACCCGAAGGTCGCGGGGCGCGCGGAGGGCGGCCGGGTGGCCGCCCAGGTCAAGAAGCTTCTCGCGGGCTGA
- a CDS encoding metallophosphoesterase, producing the protein MRARYGVPLKITAVTAAAGAVGLAYAAGFEARSFRLRRVTIPVLPHGARPLRVLQVSDIHMVSGQRKKRTWLQSLAGLRPDFVVNTGDNLSDPEAVPELLDALGPLMELPGVYVFGSNDYYGPKLRNPARYLFEKTAGKHGLNGNAPAVGVVHNPWEPMRDAFDEAGWLNLSNTRGRLKLDGLELAFTGLDDPHIKRDRYAKVSGGPESGADLSIGVVHAPYLRSLDAFTSDGYPLILAGHTHGGQLCIPFYGALVTNCDLDTDRVKGLSSHSVNGNRAYLHVSAGCGTNRYTPVRFACPPEATLLTLTPRDA; encoded by the coding sequence ATGCGCGCACGCTACGGAGTACCCCTGAAAATCACGGCGGTCACCGCCGCGGCCGGCGCCGTCGGCCTCGCCTACGCGGCCGGGTTCGAGGCCCGATCGTTCCGCCTTCGCAGGGTCACGATCCCCGTACTCCCGCACGGAGCACGGCCGTTGCGCGTCCTCCAGGTATCCGACATCCACATGGTGAGCGGTCAGCGCAAGAAGCGCACCTGGTTGCAGTCCCTGGCCGGACTGCGCCCGGACTTCGTCGTGAACACCGGCGACAACCTCTCCGACCCGGAGGCGGTACCGGAGCTGCTCGACGCACTCGGCCCGCTGATGGAGCTCCCGGGTGTGTACGTGTTCGGCTCCAACGACTACTACGGCCCGAAGCTCCGCAACCCCGCCCGCTACCTCTTCGAGAAGACCGCGGGCAAGCACGGACTCAACGGGAACGCCCCGGCGGTCGGCGTCGTCCACAACCCGTGGGAGCCGATGCGGGACGCCTTCGACGAGGCGGGCTGGCTGAACCTCTCCAACACGCGCGGCCGCCTCAAGCTCGACGGCCTGGAGCTCGCCTTCACCGGCCTCGACGACCCGCACATCAAGCGCGACCGCTACGCGAAGGTCTCGGGCGGCCCCGAGTCGGGCGCCGACCTCTCCATCGGCGTCGTCCACGCCCCCTACCTGCGCTCCCTGGACGCCTTCACCTCGGACGGCTACCCGCTGATCCTGGCCGGCCACACCCACGGCGGCCAGCTCTGCATCCCCTTCTACGGAGCCCTGGTCACCAACTGCGACCTGGACACGGACCGCGTGAAGGGCCTCTCCTCCCACTCCGTCAACGGCAACCGCGCCTACCTCCACGTCTCCGCGGGCTGCGGCACCAACCGCTACACCCCGGTCCGCTTCGCCTGCCCCCCTGAGGCAACACTGCTGACCCTGACGCCCCGGGACGCGTAA
- a CDS encoding transposase: MARPSRYPLELRRRAVRMVAEVRDDYPNETAALQAVTEKLGIGSRETLRNWLKQHEIDAGTRPGTTSEESAQLKALKKENAELKRANDILKAAASFFAAELDRPHTRS; this comes from the coding sequence ATGGCACGACCTTCCCGATATCCGCTTGAGCTCCGCCGCCGTGCGGTGCGCATGGTCGCCGAGGTGCGCGACGACTACCCGAACGAGACGGCCGCTCTGCAGGCGGTGACCGAGAAGCTCGGCATCGGCTCCCGCGAGACGCTACGGAACTGGCTGAAGCAGCACGAGATCGACGCGGGCACGCGCCCGGGCACGACATCGGAGGAGTCCGCCCAGCTCAAGGCGTTGAAGAAGGAGAACGCCGAGCTCAAGCGGGCCAACGACATCCTGAAAGCCGCGGCGTCTTTCTTCGCGGCCGAGCTCGACCGGCCACACACACGCTCGTAG
- a CDS encoding IS3 family transposase yields MKPLIQQIFEANYRVYGARKVWRELHRQGHIVARCTVERLMRELGVTGAVRGKKIITTIPDSSVERAPDLLDRNFVAPAPNRCWVADFTQNAAMATAPPHWSVTPPGDRPGPC; encoded by the coding sequence CTGAAGCCGCTCATCCAGCAGATCTTCGAGGCCAACTACCGTGTCTACGGGGCCAGGAAGGTCTGGCGCGAGCTGCACCGCCAAGGCCACATCGTGGCCCGGTGCACCGTCGAACGCCTCATGCGCGAACTCGGCGTCACCGGTGCCGTCCGCGGAAAGAAGATCATCACCACAATCCCGGACAGCTCCGTCGAGCGGGCACCGGATCTGCTGGACCGCAACTTCGTCGCGCCGGCCCCCAACCGCTGCTGGGTCGCGGACTTCACCCAGAACGCCGCGATGGCGACAGCGCCGCCGCACTGGTCCGTTACGCCGCCTGGCGACCGCCCTGGACCCTGCTGA
- the pip gene encoding prolyl aminopeptidase, which yields MTELYPPIEPYDQGMLDVGEGNLVYWETCGNPDGKPAVMVHGGPGQGCVPNMRRMFDPERYRAVLFDQRGCGRSTPHASDPDTDLRHNTTDRLVADMELLREHLDIDRWLLTGGSWGTTLALVYAERNPHRVSEIMLSAISTTRRSEIDWLYRGVRRFFPDEWEQFRQGAGTDRDGDVVGAYARLLGDPDPRVRYPAAKAWCTWEDVVLSLEQQKTAPAVHNGQPGDDVLAFARLTAHYYAHAGWLEENAVIRDAGRLAGIPGVLIHGRLDLSCPVDTAWELANAWPGAELLIDDHSGHRGSDIKRAWMLDSLDRFAGGRADALAGR from the coding sequence ATGACGGAGCTCTATCCTCCGATCGAGCCGTACGACCAGGGAATGCTCGATGTAGGCGAGGGCAACCTCGTGTACTGGGAAACCTGCGGAAACCCGGACGGCAAGCCGGCCGTGATGGTGCACGGGGGTCCGGGCCAGGGATGCGTGCCGAACATGCGCCGGATGTTCGATCCGGAACGCTACCGGGCCGTCCTGTTCGACCAGCGCGGATGCGGGCGCAGCACCCCGCACGCCAGCGATCCCGACACAGACCTGCGGCACAACACCACGGACCGCCTGGTCGCAGACATGGAGTTGCTGCGCGAACACCTCGACATTGACCGATGGTTGCTGACCGGCGGCTCGTGGGGCACCACGCTCGCCCTCGTCTACGCCGAGCGCAACCCCCACCGCGTGTCGGAGATCATGCTGAGCGCCATCAGCACGACCCGGCGCTCGGAGATCGACTGGCTTTACCGAGGCGTGCGGCGCTTCTTCCCCGATGAGTGGGAACAGTTCAGGCAGGGCGCCGGAACCGATCGCGACGGCGATGTCGTCGGGGCGTATGCGCGGCTACTGGGGGATCCCGATCCGCGGGTGCGGTACCCGGCGGCGAAGGCCTGGTGCACGTGGGAGGACGTGGTGCTCTCCCTTGAGCAGCAGAAGACCGCGCCGGCCGTCCACAACGGTCAGCCGGGGGACGATGTGCTGGCGTTCGCTCGACTCACGGCGCACTACTACGCGCACGCCGGTTGGCTGGAGGAGAACGCCGTGATCCGGGACGCAGGACGCCTGGCCGGCATCCCCGGTGTGCTCATCCACGGTCGGCTCGACCTGAGCTGCCCGGTGGACACCGCATGGGAGCTCGCCAACGCCTGGCCCGGGGCCGAACTCTTGATCGACGACCACTCGGGCCACCGGGGCAGCGACATCAAGCGCGCCTGGATGCTGGACAGCCTCGATCGATTCGCCGGCGGTCGAGCAGATGCCCTGGCTGGCCGTTGA
- the metG gene encoding methionine--tRNA ligase, with protein MTRHLVTSALPYINGIKHLGNMVGSMLPADVYSRYLRQRGHDVLYICATDEHGTPAELAAKAAGLSVAEFCAQAHDAQKAVYDGFQLAFDYFGRSSSHQNVEITQHFARRLHENGFIEERAIRQVYSPVDGRFLPDRYVEGTCPHCGYDKARGDQCENCTRVLDPTDLLNPRSAISGSTELEVRETKHLFLLQSRLQHEVEAWVARHEEQWPQLSSSIARKWLTEGLHDRAITRDLDWGVPVPADTWPELAADGKVFYVWFDAPIEYIGATKEWSDAAQGDETRDWKSWWYEADDTVRYTQFMAKDNVPFHTVMFPATELGVREPWKKVDVVKGFNWLTYYGGKFSTSQKRGIFTDAALETLPADYWRYFLIANAPESDDSSFTWEHFAATVNKDLADTLGNFVNRVLSFSRKRFGDDVPAGAAPGAVETRLGEDIARLLAEYEEHMEALQYRKAGAALRALWSAGNSYLEEKAPWLEIKTDPEGAALTLRTAMNLIHLYAVVSEPFIPASAAAMRGAFTLEADTATWVTAEQAKSLDAVPAGTAFTVPPVLFAKITEEDLESYRERFGGADT; from the coding sequence ATGACTCGACACCTGGTAACCAGCGCGCTTCCCTACATCAACGGGATCAAGCACCTGGGCAACATGGTCGGGTCGATGCTTCCGGCGGACGTGTACTCCCGGTACCTCCGCCAGCGCGGTCACGACGTCCTCTACATCTGCGCCACCGACGAGCACGGGACACCGGCCGAACTGGCGGCCAAGGCGGCCGGGCTGTCAGTGGCCGAGTTCTGCGCGCAGGCCCACGACGCGCAGAAGGCCGTGTACGACGGCTTCCAGCTGGCCTTCGACTACTTCGGACGCAGCTCCTCGCACCAGAACGTCGAGATCACCCAGCACTTCGCGCGCAGGCTGCACGAGAACGGGTTCATCGAGGAGCGGGCGATCCGCCAGGTGTACTCGCCGGTCGACGGCCGCTTCCTGCCGGACCGGTACGTCGAGGGCACCTGCCCGCACTGCGGCTACGACAAGGCCCGCGGGGACCAGTGCGAGAACTGCACCCGCGTCCTGGACCCGACCGACCTGCTGAACCCGCGTTCAGCGATCAGCGGCTCCACGGAGCTGGAGGTCCGCGAGACCAAGCACCTGTTCCTGCTGCAGTCCAGGCTTCAGCACGAGGTGGAAGCCTGGGTGGCCCGGCACGAGGAGCAGTGGCCGCAGCTGTCCTCGTCCATCGCCCGCAAGTGGCTGACCGAGGGCCTGCACGACCGCGCCATCACCCGTGACCTCGACTGGGGCGTCCCCGTCCCGGCCGACACCTGGCCGGAACTCGCGGCCGACGGCAAGGTCTTCTACGTCTGGTTCGACGCCCCGATCGAGTACATCGGCGCGACGAAGGAGTGGTCGGACGCCGCACAGGGCGACGAGACCCGCGACTGGAAGTCGTGGTGGTACGAGGCCGACGACACCGTCCGCTACACCCAGTTCATGGCCAAGGACAACGTTCCGTTCCACACGGTGATGTTCCCGGCCACGGAACTCGGCGTCCGGGAGCCGTGGAAGAAGGTCGACGTCGTCAAGGGCTTCAACTGGCTCACGTACTACGGCGGCAAGTTCTCCACCTCTCAGAAGCGCGGCATCTTCACCGACGCCGCCCTGGAAACCCTGCCGGCCGACTACTGGCGCTACTTCCTGATCGCCAACGCCCCCGAGTCCGACGACTCCTCCTTCACCTGGGAGCACTTCGCCGCCACGGTCAACAAGGACCTGGCCGACACGCTCGGCAACTTCGTCAACCGCGTGCTGTCCTTCTCCCGCAAACGCTTCGGCGACGACGTCCCCGCGGGCGCGGCACCCGGCGCGGTGGAGACACGGCTGGGCGAGGACATCGCGCGGCTCCTGGCCGAGTACGAGGAGCACATGGAGGCCCTCCAGTACCGCAAGGCCGGGGCGGCGCTGCGCGCCCTGTGGTCGGCGGGCAACTCCTACCTGGAGGAGAAGGCCCCCTGGCTGGAGATCAAGACCGACCCGGAGGGCGCGGCCCTGACCCTGCGTACGGCGATGAACCTCATCCACCTCTACGCGGTCGTCTCCGAACCGTTCATCCCGGCCTCGGCCGCCGCCATGCGGGGTGCCTTTACCCTGGAAGCCGACACCGCGACCTGGGTGACCGCCGAACAGGCCAAGTCCCTGGACGCTGTTCCGGCCGGTACGGCGTTCACCGTGCCGCCGGTGCTCTTCGCGAAGATCACGGAAGAGGATCTGGAGTCCTACCGCGAACGCTTCGGCGGAGCCGACACCTGA
- a CDS encoding adenosine deaminase family protein — protein MITTFRTEHHPKSRLLAGLGALTALALLPAAPVAAAPVTDASPQSARQVAPRVVTAAERRTAAYLDSLRNRPARLKAFFKDLPKGGDLHNHLSGAATTEYLIKLAAEKGLCIDATMTAVAPPCGPGTRPAADARTDVAFREQIVRAWSMQDFPANQSGHDHFFDTFGKFGLATWDRGKLLANVANTVVKQNQFYLETMVTPASDSAKQLADKVGYDADFAAFHRKLLAGGQLDHVVDEAVKEADDGDADFRATAHCGTARPEPGCRLPVRWISQVSRGGTPARVFTQIAVGMRLAERDPRFVAVNLVQPEDWDTSLANYSLQMRMLKYLRSQYPGAHVTLHAGELAPGLVKPEDLTFHIREAVLVAGAERIGHGVDLVHEDNWRQLARTMAKRKIAVEVPFTSNKQILGISGAAHPFNAYRRYGVPVVLATDDPGVSRINISHEYQYAAKTYGLSYTELKDLARASLEYAFRDGRSLWADGSTPSGYHLVPACRSDRPGTGHLSSRCSRYLADSPKAATQWRQETAFAAFERDNGGRR, from the coding sequence GTGATCACAACATTCCGGACGGAACACCATCCCAAGTCCCGCCTGCTGGCCGGGCTCGGCGCACTCACCGCATTGGCTCTGCTCCCGGCAGCCCCGGTCGCCGCCGCACCCGTGACCGACGCGTCGCCGCAGAGTGCCCGGCAGGTCGCGCCCCGTGTGGTGACCGCCGCAGAACGCAGGACCGCCGCGTACCTCGATTCGTTGCGGAACAGGCCCGCACGGCTGAAGGCCTTCTTCAAGGACCTGCCCAAGGGGGGTGACCTGCACAACCACCTGTCGGGCGCGGCCACCACCGAGTACCTGATCAAGCTCGCGGCCGAGAAGGGCCTCTGCATCGACGCCACGATGACGGCTGTGGCGCCGCCGTGCGGGCCGGGCACGCGGCCCGCCGCCGATGCGAGGACGGACGTCGCCTTCCGGGAGCAGATCGTCAGGGCCTGGTCCATGCAGGACTTCCCGGCCAATCAGTCCGGGCACGACCACTTCTTCGACACGTTCGGCAAGTTCGGCCTGGCGACCTGGGACCGCGGCAAGCTCCTCGCCAATGTGGCCAACACCGTGGTGAAGCAGAACCAGTTCTATCTGGAGACCATGGTCACCCCGGCGTCGGACAGCGCGAAGCAGCTCGCGGACAAGGTGGGTTACGACGCCGACTTTGCCGCGTTCCACCGCAAGCTCCTGGCCGGCGGGCAGCTCGACCATGTCGTGGACGAGGCGGTCAAAGAGGCCGACGACGGCGACGCCGACTTCCGGGCGACCGCGCACTGCGGCACCGCGCGCCCCGAACCGGGCTGCCGGCTGCCCGTCAGGTGGATCTCCCAGGTCTCCCGGGGCGGCACCCCGGCACGCGTGTTCACGCAGATCGCGGTCGGGATGCGGCTGGCGGAGCGCGACCCGAGGTTCGTCGCGGTCAACCTCGTGCAGCCCGAGGACTGGGACACCTCGCTGGCCAACTACAGCCTCCAGATGCGGATGCTGAAGTACCTGCGCAGCCAGTACCCGGGTGCCCACGTCACCCTGCACGCCGGTGAGCTGGCCCCCGGCCTGGTCAAGCCCGAGGACCTGACCTTCCACATCCGCGAGGCCGTACTCGTCGCCGGTGCCGAGCGCATCGGGCACGGCGTGGACCTGGTCCACGAGGACAACTGGCGGCAGCTCGCCCGGACGATGGCGAAGCGCAAGATCGCCGTCGAGGTGCCGTTCACCAGCAACAAGCAGATCCTCGGCATCTCGGGCGCCGCCCACCCGTTCAACGCCTACCGCCGCTACGGCGTCCCGGTGGTCCTGGCCACCGACGACCCGGGGGTCTCGCGGATCAACATCAGCCACGAGTACCAGTACGCCGCCAAGACGTACGGCCTCAGCTACACCGAGTTGAAGGACCTGGCCCGCGCCTCGCTGGAGTACGCCTTCCGCGACGGCCGCAGCCTGTGGGCCGACGGCTCCACCCCCTCCGGGTACCACCTGGTCCCCGCCTGCCGCAGCGACCGGCCCGGCACCGGGCACCTGAGTTCGCGCTGCTCCCGCTACCTCGCCGACAGTCCGAAGGCGGCGACACAGTGGCGTCAGGAGACGGCCTTCGCCGCCTTCGAGCGTGACAACGGCGGCCGACGCTGA